The following coding sequences are from one Gemella haemolysans ATCC 10379 window:
- the mvaD gene encoding diphosphomevalonate decarboxylase, whose amino-acid sequence MDSYSLGYANIALVKYWGKKSKDPVLPYNPNISLRLDNLLSKTKIEKNNNNIDEFYINDEKQSQEEVDKMIKFISKFTPTNREAITIRSYNTVPTAAGLSSSSSGTMALVLACNEYFKLNKTTKELVEIAKEGSGSSCRSFYKLAAWLEDGSVEELQCSLDFGMMVLVVNEDRKKISSRVAMERCVQTSTTFDAWVEKAKGDFVLMKEALKDANFEKIGEITESNALAMHGTTSTSTPSFSFLTEESHMAMDIVKELRSKGYKCYFTMDAGPNVKVLYLREDQDKLYEEISKLWKKKIILCME is encoded by the coding sequence ATGGATAGTTACAGTTTAGGTTATGCTAATATTGCCCTAGTAAAGTACTGGGGGAAAAAATCTAAAGATCCTGTCTTACCTTATAATCCTAATATTTCTTTAAGATTAGACAATCTTTTATCAAAAACAAAAATCGAGAAAAATAATAATAATATTGATGAATTTTATATCAATGACGAAAAACAGAGTCAAGAAGAAGTAGATAAAATGATTAAATTCATCTCAAAATTCACACCAACAAATCGTGAAGCTATAACTATTAGAAGTTATAATACTGTACCAACTGCCGCAGGGCTTTCTTCAAGTTCTAGCGGTACTATGGCTTTAGTTCTTGCTTGTAATGAATATTTTAAATTAAATAAAACTACTAAAGAATTAGTTGAAATAGCTAAAGAAGGATCTGGTTCTTCTTGTCGAAGTTTCTATAAACTTGCTGCATGGCTTGAAGATGGAAGTGTTGAAGAATTACAATGTTCTTTAGATTTTGGAATGATGGTTCTTGTAGTTAACGAGGATAGAAAGAAAATTTCTAGTCGTGTTGCTATGGAACGCTGTGTTCAAACATCAACAACTTTTGATGCTTGGGTTGAAAAAGCTAAAGGTGATTTCGTATTAATGAAAGAAGCTTTAAAAGATGCTAATTTCGAAAAAATCGGAGAAATTACAGAAAGTAATGCTTTAGCTATGCATGGTACTACTTCTACATCTACTCCTAGCTTCTCATTCTTAACAGAAGAGAGTCATATGGCAATGGATATTGTAAAAGAACTACGTTCTAAAGGTTATAAATGTTACTTCACAATGGATGCTGGTCCGAATGTGAAAGTACTTTACTTAAGGGAAGACCAAGACAAATTATATGAGGAAATTTCAAAATTATGGAAGAAAAAAATCATTTTGTGCATGGAGTAG
- a CDS encoding mevalonate kinase family protein, producing MEEKNHFVHGVAYGKLYLAGEYAILEDYASALITSVPKKITVFVENSNETTIFDTINKTSVGLHEENSNFTLVQQFILFLTEYTNCNKTFSLTIYNELHNDDKKYGLGSSGAVLVAIARAILSFKNVAYNDLTIFKLVALFNIKHNLSGSMGDVAASINDGITYYEKFNAEFVNNMIRQEKSVKEIINTDWDGLRIEKVYPKANLSILARWTGEAVDTKEHVKLWKKHKDNYKEEFRVFVETSNKLVKTLKENLEETDATSALSTIRKLRENLLYLESFSKIPMETKAMKNYIESHSAGKQSGSGSGDIVLGFEKNNDKYQLQLNLEKL from the coding sequence ATGGAAGAAAAAAATCATTTTGTGCATGGAGTAGCCTATGGTAAACTCTATCTCGCTGGAGAATATGCGATTTTAGAGGATTACGCTTCTGCACTAATAACAAGTGTTCCTAAAAAAATTACAGTATTTGTAGAAAACAGTAATGAAACTACTATCTTCGATACTATAAATAAAACTTCTGTTGGCCTTCATGAAGAGAATAGTAACTTCACTCTTGTTCAACAATTTATTCTATTTTTAACAGAATATACAAATTGTAATAAAACATTTTCTCTTACTATTTACAATGAACTTCACAATGACGATAAAAAATACGGTTTAGGTTCTTCTGGAGCCGTACTTGTAGCTATAGCCCGTGCTATATTATCATTTAAAAATGTAGCTTATAACGATTTAACTATTTTCAAGCTAGTTGCCCTATTCAATATCAAACACAATCTAAGTGGATCTATGGGGGACGTTGCTGCAAGCATTAATGATGGTATTACATATTATGAGAAATTCAATGCTGAATTCGTTAATAATATGATACGTCAAGAAAAGTCTGTTAAAGAAATAATAAACACAGATTGGGATGGTCTTCGTATTGAGAAAGTTTATCCAAAAGCTAATTTAAGCATACTAGCACGTTGGACGGGTGAGGCTGTGGATACGAAAGAACACGTAAAACTATGGAAAAAACATAAAGACAACTACAAAGAAGAATTTAGAGTTTTTGTTGAAACTTCTAATAAACTAGTTAAAACTTTAAAAGAGAATTTAGAAGAAACAGATGCTACATCTGCTTTAAGTACTATACGAAAACTTAGAGAAAATCTACTTTATTTAGAAAGTTTCTCAAAAATACCTATGGAAACAAAAGCAATGAAAAACTATATTGAAAGTCATTCGGCTGGTAAACAAAGTGGTTCAGGTAGTGGTGACATTGTATTAGGATTCGAGAAAAATAACGACAAGTATCAGCTACAACTGAACTTAGAAAAATTATAA
- the fni gene encoding type 2 isopentenyl-diphosphate Delta-isomerase, which yields MRKKDHIRLALADKTKVTSLDSYAIDYNSIPLFGLDDVDTSTSVCGDHWEFPFFINAITAGGEDCNKINQDFMEVSEKCGIKFFPGSYSPALKNKEDEEAYPKGYSVNLGLDKDPKLVLEAIEKSQAKYIQLHTNPLQEIVMPEGDHNFESWYANLKEVSSKSPIPVILKETGFGMNEATIKLAIDLNIPAVDISGMGGTNFARIENGRRTDKSTYLEGIGYTTAESLEIAYSYKDKIDIIASGGIRNPLDVVKCLALGAKAVGVSKIFLEILVSKGKDALIQEIEKWKKEVKFLMILMNAKTIAELDKKIRKIEF from the coding sequence ATGAGAAAAAAAGATCATATTAGACTAGCTCTTGCTGATAAAACAAAAGTAACTAGCTTAGACTCATACGCAATTGATTACAACAGTATCCCCCTTTTCGGATTAGACGATGTCGATACTTCTACATCAGTTTGTGGTGACCATTGGGAATTTCCATTCTTCATAAATGCCATTACTGCTGGCGGAGAAGATTGTAATAAGATTAATCAAGACTTTATGGAAGTTAGTGAAAAATGTGGAATTAAATTTTTCCCAGGATCATACTCTCCTGCTCTTAAGAATAAAGAAGACGAAGAAGCTTATCCAAAAGGATATTCAGTAAACTTAGGCTTAGATAAAGATCCAAAACTTGTTTTAGAAGCAATTGAAAAATCACAAGCAAAATACATTCAACTTCATACTAATCCTCTTCAAGAAATAGTTATGCCAGAAGGAGATCATAATTTCGAAAGTTGGTACGCTAACCTAAAAGAAGTCAGCTCTAAATCTCCTATTCCTGTAATCTTAAAGGAAACAGGTTTTGGTATGAACGAAGCTACTATTAAACTAGCCATCGACTTAAATATCCCTGCTGTAGACATTAGTGGAATGGGTGGAACAAACTTCGCAAGAATCGAAAATGGACGAAGAACTGATAAATCAACTTACCTAGAAGGAATTGGTTATACTACAGCAGAAAGCCTAGAGATAGCCTACTCTTATAAAGATAAAATTGATATTATCGCAAGTGGAGGTATTCGTAATCCACTTGATGTTGTAAAATGCCTAGCTTTAGGTGCTAAAGCAGTTGGTGTTTCTAAAATATTTTTAGAAATTCTTGTAAGCAAAGGAAAAGATGCTTTAATTCAAGAAATTGAAAAATGGAAAAAAGAAGTTAAATTTTTAATGATCTTAATGAATGCTAAAACAATCGCTGAATTAGATAAAAAAATAAGAAAAATAGAATTTTAA